A part of Pararhizobium sp. A13 genomic DNA contains:
- a CDS encoding lytic murein transglycosylase, whose protein sequence is MTKTRKNLLCRAAAAFITATALFGSSPAFADASFETWINSFYATAAKSGITKATYRQAFAGIKTPDPDVLEKARYQPEFKHKIWEYIDSRVNPYTRKIGQEMAVKHGRTLAALERHFGIDKTILLAIWSMESNYGAVLEKDERLHYVPRALATLAYADPKRAKYAKTQLIAALKILQNGDISPRELNGSWAGAMGHTQFIPTSYLLYAIDADGNGHKDIWNSVPDALATAANLLKKNGWQPGQTWGYEVAPPRDGSQYAGQTKTLAQWAALGFTRPNGKGFRNTDQRAELKMPGGAVSPGFLMTKNFFVIKRYNASDSYALGVGLLADEIAGYGGMQQAWSRPDGSLDIKQKFELQSRLKELGYYDGEVDGNFGSGSKAAIQAFQSRNGLAPDGEPTQHLLKALRN, encoded by the coding sequence ATGACAAAGACCCGAAAAAATCTCCTTTGCCGTGCCGCAGCCGCGTTCATCACAGCCACAGCCCTGTTTGGCTCGTCACCCGCATTCGCCGACGCCAGTTTCGAGACCTGGATCAACAGCTTCTATGCCACGGCGGCAAAGAGCGGAATCACCAAGGCCACCTATCGCCAGGCTTTCGCAGGTATAAAGACGCCCGACCCGGACGTGCTTGAGAAAGCACGCTATCAGCCCGAATTCAAGCACAAGATCTGGGAATATATCGACAGCCGCGTGAACCCCTATACGCGCAAGATCGGACAGGAAATGGCGGTCAAGCATGGCCGAACGCTGGCCGCGCTAGAGCGCCACTTCGGCATCGACAAGACCATTCTTCTGGCGATCTGGTCGATGGAATCCAATTATGGCGCGGTCCTGGAGAAGGACGAGCGGCTGCACTATGTTCCGCGCGCCTTGGCCACCCTTGCCTATGCCGATCCGAAACGGGCGAAATATGCCAAGACCCAGCTGATCGCCGCCTTGAAGATCCTGCAGAACGGCGACATCAGCCCGCGCGAGCTGAACGGCTCTTGGGCAGGCGCCATGGGCCACACGCAGTTCATTCCGACCAGCTATCTGCTCTACGCCATCGACGCCGATGGCAATGGCCACAAGGACATCTGGAATTCCGTACCGGATGCTCTGGCGACAGCCGCCAATCTGTTGAAGAAGAACGGCTGGCAGCCGGGCCAGACCTGGGGTTATGAAGTCGCGCCGCCGCGGGACGGCAGCCAGTATGCCGGCCAGACGAAGACGCTGGCGCAATGGGCAGCCCTCGGCTTCACCCGCCCGAACGGCAAGGGCTTCCGCAACACGGACCAGCGCGCTGAGCTGAAAATGCCCGGCGGCGCCGTCAGTCCCGGCTTCCTGATGACCAAGAACTTCTTCGTCATCAAGCGCTACAATGCGTCCGATTCCTACGCGCTCGGCGTCGGCCTGCTTGCCGACGAAATCGCCGGTTACGGCGGCATGCAGCAGGCATGGAGCCGCCCGGACGGTTCGCTCGACATCAAGCAGAAGTTCGAGCTGCAGTCCCGCCTGAAGGAACTCGGCTACTACGACGGCGAGGTCGACGGCAATTTCGGCTCCGGCTCCAAGGCCGCCATCCAGGCCTTTCAGAGCCGCAACGGCCTCGCCCCTGATGGCGAGCCGACCCAGCATCTGTTGAAGGCTCTGCGGAACTAG
- a CDS encoding NfeD family protein has translation MIERIILELGPWGWWALGLMLLAAEVVAPGMFLVWIGIAAILTGAVSLLLWETSFWVWQVQLVCFAVLSVLAVFAGRRLLARSADMSDEPLLNQRGARLIGRTAVLEKPITEGRGRIRLDDTTWTVSGPDLPAGARVKVTGSSGGQLTVESA, from the coding sequence ATGATCGAGCGCATCATCCTTGAACTGGGTCCCTGGGGCTGGTGGGCGCTGGGTCTCATGCTGCTGGCAGCGGAAGTCGTGGCGCCCGGCATGTTCCTCGTCTGGATCGGCATTGCTGCCATTTTGACCGGCGCCGTCTCCCTGCTGCTCTGGGAAACCAGCTTCTGGGTCTGGCAGGTGCAGCTGGTGTGCTTCGCCGTCCTTTCCGTGCTTGCGGTTTTCGCCGGGCGCCGCCTGCTTGCCCGCTCCGCCGACATGTCGGACGAGCCGCTCCTCAATCAGCGCGGCGCCCGCCTGATCGGCCGCACCGCCGTGCTTGAAAAGCCAATCACCGAAGGCCGCGGCCGGATCCGGCTCGACGACACGACATGGACCGTCAGCGGGCCGGACTTGCCCGCCGGCGCCCGCGTCAAGGTGACCGGCAGCAGCGGCGGCCAGCTGACCGTGGAAAGCGCCTGA
- a CDS encoding type II toxin-antitoxin system PemK/MazF family toxin: MRRGDLVTVAMPGDFGKPRPALVIQSDQFSATATLTVLLLSSMLVDASLIRLTAHPTPANGLQKPAQIMIDKVMTVRRDRLGETFGRIDEETMISVNRSLALFFGFA, encoded by the coding sequence ATGAGGCGCGGTGATCTCGTGACGGTCGCCATGCCCGGCGATTTCGGTAAACCGCGTCCTGCCCTCGTCATTCAGTCGGATCAATTCTCCGCCACAGCGACACTCACAGTGTTGTTGCTTTCCAGCATGCTGGTAGACGCGTCGCTGATCCGGCTGACCGCGCATCCGACTCCGGCAAACGGTCTTCAAAAGCCGGCGCAGATCATGATCGACAAGGTCATGACGGTAAGACGTGACAGGCTTGGAGAGACCTTCGGTCGCATCGATGAAGAAACGATGATTTCCGTCAATCGATCGTTGGCCCTGTTCTTCGGCTTTGCCTGA
- the galU gene encoding UTP--glucose-1-phosphate uridylyltransferase GalU, which translates to MTDKRKVRKAVFPVAGLGTRFLPATKAVPKEMLTVVDKPIIQYVVDEALEAGIEHFVFVTGRNKHVIEDYFDIHFELEQTLRERSKKAEMTLLAQQLPKAGSVSFTRQQEPLGLGHAVWCAREIVGNEPFALLLPDMIMRGEPGCMKGMIDLYSQSGGNIVAVEECEPDQAHKYGIVGVGEKVGDGFRITDMVEKPAKGTAPSNFFINGRYILQPEIFSILENQARGAGNEIQLTDGMLKLLKSQDFAGYLFRGETFDCGAKDGFILANVAFALERADIRPAVEAQFKALVAKLQ; encoded by the coding sequence ATGACTGACAAGCGTAAAGTTCGTAAGGCCGTGTTCCCCGTGGCCGGTCTTGGAACAAGATTTCTGCCCGCGACCAAAGCCGTTCCCAAGGAAATGCTGACGGTCGTTGACAAGCCCATCATCCAGTATGTCGTCGACGAGGCGCTCGAAGCAGGCATTGAACATTTCGTTTTTGTCACAGGCCGCAACAAGCATGTGATCGAAGACTATTTCGACATTCATTTCGAGCTTGAGCAGACGCTGCGCGAGCGCAGCAAGAAGGCCGAGATGACGCTTCTGGCGCAGCAACTGCCGAAGGCGGGCTCGGTGAGCTTCACCCGCCAGCAGGAGCCGCTGGGGCTTGGTCACGCCGTCTGGTGCGCCCGCGAGATCGTCGGCAACGAACCCTTTGCGCTGCTTTTGCCGGACATGATCATGCGCGGCGAGCCGGGCTGCATGAAGGGGATGATCGATCTCTATTCGCAGAGCGGCGGCAACATCGTCGCGGTGGAGGAGTGCGAACCGGACCAGGCGCACAAATACGGCATCGTCGGTGTCGGCGAGAAGGTCGGCGACGGTTTCCGCATCACCGACATGGTCGAGAAACCGGCCAAGGGTACGGCACCGTCCAACTTCTTCATCAACGGCCGCTACATCCTGCAGCCGGAAATCTTCTCTATCCTGGAAAATCAGGCGCGTGGAGCAGGGAACGAAATCCAGCTCACGGACGGCATGCTGAAGCTGCTCAAGTCCCAGGATTTCGCCGGCTATCTGTTCCGTGGCGAGACTTTCGACTGTGGTGCCAAGGATGGCTTCATTCTTGCGAACGTCGCTTTTGCGCTTGAGCGCGCCGACATCCGCCCGGCTGTCGAAGCCCAGTTCAAGGCGCTCGTTGCGAAGCTGCAGTAG
- the hemH gene encoding ferrochelatase: MTAATDMTTPSHPPVKFGKVGVLLVNLGTPDGTDKVSMRRYLKEFLMDRRVIEWSPFFWYPILFGIVLNTRPAKVGKAYETIWNKDLNESYLRTYTRDQAERMAKSFADMQNVRVDWAMRYGQPSIQSKMEELQKDGCEKILVFPLYPQYAAATTATVNDEAFKALLKMRWQPALRTVPPYHDDPVYIDALANSITGHLATLDWEPDVVLASFHGIPQSYFDKGDPYYCQCQKTARLLREKLGWPKERLQVTFQSRFGPEEWLQPYTDKTVEKLAKEGTKRIAVINPGFVSDCLETLEEIAEQAAESFHHSGGEKFTHIPCLNDSTDGMKVLEHVVRRELQGWA; encoded by the coding sequence ATGACCGCCGCCACCGATATGACCACCCCGAGCCACCCGCCCGTCAAATTCGGAAAAGTGGGTGTGTTGCTGGTCAATCTCGGCACGCCCGACGGCACCGACAAGGTGTCGATGCGACGCTATCTCAAGGAATTCCTGATGGATCGGCGCGTTATCGAATGGTCGCCGTTCTTCTGGTATCCGATCCTCTTCGGCATCGTCCTCAACACCCGCCCGGCCAAGGTCGGCAAGGCCTATGAGACGATCTGGAACAAGGATCTGAACGAGAGCTACCTGCGCACCTATACCCGCGACCAGGCGGAACGGATGGCGAAATCCTTCGCCGATATGCAGAATGTGCGGGTCGATTGGGCAATGCGCTATGGCCAGCCATCGATCCAGTCGAAGATGGAGGAACTGCAGAAGGACGGCTGCGAAAAGATCCTCGTCTTCCCGCTCTACCCGCAATATGCGGCAGCGACCACGGCGACCGTCAATGACGAGGCTTTCAAGGCGCTGCTGAAAATGCGCTGGCAGCCGGCTTTGCGCACCGTTCCTCCCTATCACGACGATCCCGTCTATATCGACGCTTTGGCGAACTCGATCACGGGCCACCTCGCGACACTCGACTGGGAGCCGGACGTGGTGCTCGCCTCCTTCCACGGCATCCCGCAATCCTATTTCGACAAGGGCGACCCCTATTACTGCCAGTGTCAGAAGACAGCCCGGCTGCTGCGCGAAAAGCTCGGCTGGCCGAAGGAAAGGCTGCAGGTCACCTTCCAGTCGCGCTTCGGGCCTGAGGAATGGCTGCAGCCCTATACCGACAAGACGGTCGAGAAACTCGCGAAGGAAGGCACCAAGCGCATCGCCGTCATCAATCCGGGCTTCGTCTCGGATTGCCTGGAGACGCTGGAAGAAATCGCCGAACAGGCCGCTGAGAGCTTCCACCATTCAGGCGGCGAGAAGTTCACCCACATCCCTTGCCTCAACGACAGCACGGACGGCATGAAAGTGCTGGAGCACGTCGTGCGCCGGGAGTTGCAGGGCTGGGCCTGA
- a CDS encoding 5'-nucleotidase C-terminal domain-containing protein, whose translation MIRHLRTGLMTASILALSTSAAFADYELNILHINDFHSRIESINKYDSTCTAEEEGKNECFGGAARLKVAIDQKRGELAGKNVLLLNAGDNFQGSLFYTTYKGAAEAEFLNLMNFDAMTVGNHEFDDGEDGLATFLDKVTFPVLSSNVLAGYKSKLIDRIKPSLVLDVGGQKVGIVGAVTNDTAEISSPGDNVLIGIDVDTITTAVQELKKQGVDKIIALTHVGYPRDLAVIAKIPDVDIVVGGHSHSLLSNTDEKAEGPYPTMVDNPGGYKVPVVQAGSYSKYLGDLVVTFDDSGVVKAAKGDPILIDSKIKPDETILARIKELAKPIEELKTRIIGKTDAPIDGSRESCRARECQMGDLVTDAMLDRVKGQGVTIAITNGGGLRASIDAGDVSMGEAITVLPFQNTVATFQIKGADITAALENGLGQIEEGGGRFPQVAGMKFAFDKSKPVGSRVSNIEVKEGETFVPLDPAKTYNVVSNNFMRNGGDGYSVFKTKAENAYDYGPGLETVLADYLTAHNPYKPMTDGRITEIAAATETQPSAQTSTDTAAKTVTPEVKPAEQTKTETATPETKPAAETAAAAETKHVIVKGDTLWALAKAIYGNGELWKTIAAANGNPVPEKLEIGKELQIPAK comes from the coding sequence ATGATCAGACATTTGCGAACCGGGCTGATGACGGCCTCGATCCTTGCGCTTTCAACCAGCGCCGCCTTCGCCGATTATGAATTGAACATCCTGCACATCAACGATTTCCACTCCCGCATCGAATCGATCAACAAGTACGATTCCACCTGCACGGCAGAGGAAGAAGGCAAGAACGAATGCTTCGGCGGTGCTGCCCGGCTGAAGGTGGCGATCGACCAGAAGCGCGGGGAACTGGCTGGCAAGAACGTGCTGCTTCTGAATGCCGGCGACAACTTCCAGGGATCGTTGTTCTACACGACCTACAAGGGTGCCGCCGAAGCCGAATTCCTCAACCTGATGAATTTCGACGCCATGACCGTCGGCAACCATGAATTCGACGACGGCGAAGACGGGCTCGCCACCTTCCTCGACAAGGTCACTTTCCCGGTTCTCTCCTCCAACGTGCTCGCCGGCTACAAGTCGAAACTCATCGATCGCATCAAGCCCTCACTTGTGCTTGATGTCGGCGGCCAGAAGGTCGGCATCGTCGGCGCGGTCACCAACGACACGGCCGAAATCTCTTCGCCGGGCGACAATGTGCTGATCGGGATTGACGTCGACACCATCACGACTGCCGTACAGGAACTGAAGAAGCAGGGCGTCGACAAGATCATCGCGCTCACCCATGTCGGCTATCCGCGCGATCTCGCCGTGATCGCTAAAATTCCGGATGTCGACATCGTGGTTGGCGGCCACTCGCACAGCCTGTTGTCCAACACGGACGAGAAGGCCGAGGGCCCATACCCGACGATGGTCGACAATCCCGGCGGCTACAAGGTACCGGTCGTTCAGGCCGGGTCCTACAGCAAGTATCTCGGCGACCTCGTCGTCACCTTCGACGACAGTGGCGTCGTCAAGGCGGCCAAGGGCGATCCGATCCTGATCGATTCCAAGATCAAGCCGGACGAAACGATCCTCGCCCGCATCAAGGAACTGGCAAAGCCGATCGAGGAGCTGAAGACCAGGATCATCGGCAAGACCGACGCGCCGATAGATGGAAGCCGCGAATCCTGCCGCGCCCGCGAATGCCAGATGGGCGACCTGGTGACCGACGCCATGCTTGACCGCGTCAAGGGCCAGGGCGTGACCATCGCCATCACCAACGGCGGCGGTCTCAGGGCGTCGATCGACGCCGGCGACGTCTCGATGGGCGAAGCGATCACCGTCCTGCCGTTCCAAAACACGGTTGCGACCTTCCAGATCAAGGGTGCCGACATCACCGCGGCGCTTGAAAACGGCCTGGGCCAGATCGAGGAAGGCGGCGGCCGCTTCCCGCAGGTGGCCGGCATGAAGTTCGCCTTCGACAAGTCCAAGCCCGTTGGCAGCCGCGTCTCGAACATCGAGGTCAAGGAAGGCGAGACCTTCGTCCCGCTTGATCCGGCCAAGACCTACAATGTCGTCTCCAACAACTTCATGCGCAATGGCGGCGACGGCTATAGCGTCTTCAAGACCAAGGCCGAAAACGCCTATGACTACGGTCCGGGCCTCGAGACGGTTCTCGCCGACTACCTCACGGCACACAATCCCTACAAGCCGATGACCGACGGCCGCATCACGGAAATCGCCGCTGCGACAGAGACCCAGCCCTCGGCGCAGACAAGCACCGACACCGCTGCAAAAACCGTGACGCCAGAGGTGAAGCCGGCCGAACAGACCAAGACGGAAACCGCGACACCGGAAACCAAGCCGGCAGCAGAAACCGCGGCAGCGGCAGAGACCAAGCACGTCATCGTCAAGGGCGACACGCTCTGGGCTCTGGCGAAGGCCATCTACGGCAATGGCGAACTCTGGAAAACCATCGCTGCGGCCAACGGCAACCCGGTTCCGGAAAAGCTGGAAATCGGCAAGGAACTGCAGATTCCCGCCAAGTAA
- a CDS encoding outer membrane beta-barrel protein — translation MTPIFPRTKRTCVLRPAAAAWLVAGCALFSPWTVAAQALVPVPDGTGTTASDDPATTTPGTTNANAAAIAATATGEDDAALTTGSISTDAGEPLLNDPSIDEDMARTNLRENTVDGLRSQLDLERDDAPGIRLGSFILKPALGQTFNYESTKTGSSKETRSYLETGLKGTLTSDWSRHQLSVTGEGTWQRNVSGSGETEPTADIEAALRLDIGNDTTGTLKAGYHFEREDATDPNAISDASTQSGVNQYTLGAGIAHDFGILRGSAKVDFDRYVYGDVDLSDGSTLSQQDRNRNAGAVTLRAGYELSPALVPFIEASAGKSVYDLRTDTSGFARSYDSYGGRAGVEVDLGEKLNGEIALGYETYRFDDNRLDNLSGFTIDGLLNWSPQRGTNITYGISTGIEPSTTAGDSGALAYTLSSNATHELRSNLVARLSNSLTFRNYPSGSVSEDQRVWLAGAGLTWDLNRYLALTGDVGYERTTQDTGPSTNIARVGVGLTLRR, via the coding sequence ATGACGCCAATCTTTCCACGCACGAAGAGGACTTGCGTCCTTCGCCCGGCCGCTGCTGCCTGGCTCGTTGCCGGTTGTGCGCTATTTTCGCCCTGGACCGTCGCCGCCCAGGCTCTTGTTCCAGTGCCCGACGGCACCGGAACGACGGCTTCCGACGACCCTGCAACAACCACACCCGGCACGACGAATGCCAACGCTGCCGCAATCGCCGCTACCGCGACCGGTGAGGATGACGCCGCCCTCACCACCGGCTCGATCAGCACCGATGCAGGCGAACCGCTGCTCAACGATCCGAGCATCGATGAGGACATGGCTCGCACCAATCTGCGCGAAAACACCGTCGATGGTCTGCGGTCGCAACTCGATCTCGAACGCGACGACGCGCCCGGCATCCGGCTTGGCAGCTTCATCCTGAAACCGGCCCTCGGCCAGACCTTCAATTACGAAAGCACGAAGACCGGCAGTTCGAAGGAAACCCGCAGCTATCTCGAAACCGGCCTGAAAGGCACGCTGACCTCCGACTGGTCGCGTCACCAGCTATCCGTGACCGGCGAAGGCACCTGGCAGCGCAACGTCTCCGGTTCCGGCGAAACCGAACCGACCGCCGACATCGAGGCTGCCCTTCGCCTCGACATCGGCAACGACACCACGGGAACGTTGAAGGCCGGCTATCATTTCGAGCGCGAGGATGCGACCGATCCGAACGCAATCAGCGACGCGAGCACGCAGTCGGGCGTCAACCAATATACGCTCGGCGCCGGCATTGCGCATGACTTCGGCATCCTGCGCGGCTCCGCCAAGGTGGATTTCGACCGTTACGTCTATGGCGATGTGGATCTCAGCGACGGCTCAACATTGTCGCAGCAGGACAGGAACCGCAATGCGGGCGCTGTCACCCTGCGGGCGGGCTACGAGCTCTCGCCGGCACTCGTCCCGTTCATCGAGGCGTCCGCCGGAAAATCGGTCTACGACCTGCGTACAGATACGTCCGGTTTCGCGCGATCCTATGACAGCTACGGCGGCCGGGCCGGCGTCGAAGTCGATCTCGGCGAAAAGCTCAACGGCGAAATCGCGCTCGGCTACGAGACCTACCGCTTCGACGACAATCGCCTCGATAATCTGAGCGGCTTCACCATCGACGGCCTGCTCAACTGGTCGCCCCAGCGCGGCACCAACATAACCTACGGCATTTCGACCGGCATCGAGCCTTCGACCACGGCCGGCGACAGCGGCGCACTCGCCTATACGCTGAGCAGCAACGCGACGCATGAGCTCCGCTCGAACCTGGTGGCCCGCCTGTCGAACAGCCTGACCTTCCGCAACTATCCCTCCGGCAGCGTCTCGGAGGACCAGAGGGTCTGGCTCGCCGGCGCCGGCCTCACCTGGGACCTGAACCGTTATCTCGCCCTTACCGGCGATGTCGGCTACGAGCGCACCACGCAGGATACCGGCCCCTCGACGAATATTGCGCGCGTCGGCGTCGGCCTAACGCTGCGGCGTTAA
- a CDS encoding SPFH domain-containing protein, with the protein MPLAGLDIAVIVLVVLAILVIFKGVKTVPQGYRYTVERFGRYTKTLEPGLNIIIPFIDGIGARMNVMEQVLDVPTQEVITRDNASVSADAVAFYQVLNAAEAAYQVSDLQTAILNLTMTNIRSVMGSMDLDELLSNRDTINDKLLRVVDEAVGPWGIKVTRVEIKDIQPPKDLVDAMARQMKAEREKRAQVLEAEGSRNAQILRAEGAKQSAILQAEGQREAAFRDAEARERLAEAEAKATKMVSEAIAAGDVQAINYFVAQKYTEAMASIGTAPNSKIVLMPMEASSLIGSLGGIGAIAREVFGDGGNSPAPVRQATPRTAPVRNPFATPQQES; encoded by the coding sequence ATGCCTCTGGCCGGACTGGATATTGCCGTCATTGTACTCGTGGTCCTGGCCATTCTCGTCATTTTCAAGGGGGTCAAGACTGTCCCGCAAGGCTATCGCTACACTGTCGAACGTTTCGGCCGATACACGAAAACCCTTGAGCCCGGCCTGAACATCATCATCCCCTTCATCGACGGCATCGGCGCCAGGATGAACGTGATGGAACAGGTGCTCGACGTGCCGACGCAGGAGGTCATCACCCGCGACAATGCGAGCGTATCGGCCGACGCCGTCGCCTTTTACCAGGTGCTGAACGCCGCCGAGGCCGCCTATCAGGTATCCGATCTGCAGACGGCCATTCTGAACCTCACCATGACCAACATCCGCTCCGTCATGGGTTCGATGGACCTTGACGAGCTGCTGTCCAACCGCGACACGATCAACGACAAGCTGTTGCGGGTCGTCGATGAAGCCGTCGGCCCCTGGGGCATCAAGGTCACCCGCGTCGAGATCAAGGATATCCAGCCGCCGAAGGATCTGGTCGATGCCATGGCCCGGCAGATGAAGGCGGAGCGCGAGAAGCGCGCCCAGGTGCTGGAAGCCGAAGGCTCGCGCAACGCCCAGATCCTGCGCGCCGAGGGCGCCAAGCAATCGGCGATCCTGCAGGCCGAGGGCCAGCGCGAAGCTGCTTTCCGCGACGCAGAAGCGCGCGAACGCCTTGCAGAAGCCGAAGCCAAGGCGACGAAGATGGTCTCGGAGGCCATCGCCGCCGGCGACGTGCAGGCGATCAACTACTTCGTCGCGCAAAAATACACGGAAGCCATGGCGTCGATCGGCACCGCCCCGAATTCGAAGATCGTGCTGATGCCGATGGAGGCCTCATCGCTGATCGGTTCGCTCGGCGGCATCGGCGCGATCGCCAGGGAAGTGTTCGGCGATGGCGGCAATTCGCCGGCCCCCGTGCGGCAGGCGACGCCGCGCACGGCGCCCGTCCGTAATCCCTTCGCAACGCCCCAACAGGAAAGCTGA
- a CDS encoding antitoxin MazE family protein — translation MPTPVNQRVQKRRENLRAAGLRPLQIWVPDTRRPGFTEECRRQTLLVAKADTADRDLRDFMDAALADLDSGGE, via the coding sequence GTGCCGACACCGGTAAACCAGAGGGTTCAAAAGCGCCGCGAGAATCTGCGCGCCGCAGGCCTGCGGCCTTTGCAAATTTGGGTCCCAGACACACGACGTCCAGGATTTACCGAGGAATGCCGCCGCCAGACGTTGCTGGTGGCAAAGGCCGATACGGCCGATCGGGATTTACGGGACTTTATGGATGCGGCCCTTGCCGATCTAGATAGCGGCGGCGAATGA
- a CDS encoding DUF459 domain-containing protein: MSMNTAFRRGMRWLLNGLIVIAVGVTAFVIEPPRQAGAQERRSILDMLFGFGRRRPPPVYEDVPIYEPRQRQPQQQRQKPRKIKQKAKPAPVEPAPVVVEKLDNAKKVLVVGDFMAGSLGDGLKVAFETTPGIVIETRANGSSGLVREDYFNWPESLPVYVAELKPSIVIVSLGANERQQMSINGEKEKFRTDRWLAEYTRRTGAFAALARSENIPLLWVGMPPFQSTAMTADMVTLNGIFRTETEKVGGTFIDIWDGFVDEGGKFVMTGSDINGQQVRLRGSDGVNLTKAGKRKLAFYVEKDIRKLLGDAAASTQDIPGADGMKDLVVAAPTANEDIIQTQPISLDDPNLDGGASLLGGPATLTSNGKSPRDRLVEKGEIAEAPAGRVDDFRLAKPETVISNPVIRN, from the coding sequence ATGAGCATGAATACGGCATTCAGACGTGGCATGAGGTGGCTGCTCAATGGCCTGATCGTCATTGCGGTCGGCGTCACGGCATTCGTGATCGAGCCGCCACGACAGGCCGGTGCCCAGGAACGCCGGTCAATCCTCGACATGCTGTTCGGCTTCGGCCGGCGGCGGCCGCCGCCGGTCTATGAAGACGTTCCGATCTACGAGCCCCGGCAACGGCAGCCGCAGCAACAGCGCCAGAAGCCAAGAAAGATTAAGCAGAAGGCTAAGCCCGCTCCGGTCGAGCCCGCGCCCGTCGTGGTTGAAAAACTGGACAATGCCAAGAAGGTTCTGGTCGTCGGCGATTTCATGGCCGGCAGTCTCGGCGACGGATTGAAAGTTGCCTTCGAGACGACCCCAGGTATCGTCATCGAAACCCGCGCCAACGGCTCCTCCGGCCTGGTGCGCGAGGATTATTTCAACTGGCCGGAAAGCCTGCCGGTCTATGTCGCCGAGCTGAAACCGTCGATCGTCATCGTCAGCCTCGGCGCCAACGAACGCCAGCAGATGTCGATCAACGGCGAGAAGGAAAAATTCCGCACCGACCGCTGGCTTGCCGAATATACGCGCCGCACCGGCGCCTTCGCAGCGCTCGCGCGCAGCGAGAATATTCCCCTGCTCTGGGTCGGCATGCCGCCTTTCCAGTCTACCGCGATGACCGCCGACATGGTCACTCTGAACGGCATCTTTCGCACGGAAACGGAAAAGGTCGGCGGCACTTTCATCGATATCTGGGACGGTTTTGTCGACGAGGGCGGCAAATTCGTCATGACCGGCTCTGATATCAACGGCCAGCAGGTCCGCCTGCGCGGCTCGGACGGGGTCAACCTGACCAAGGCCGGCAAACGCAAGCTTGCCTTCTATGTCGAGAAGGATATCCGCAAGCTGCTCGGTGATGCGGCCGCTTCAACCCAGGACATTCCAGGCGCCGACGGTATGAAGGATCTCGTCGTAGCCGCCCCGACCGCCAACGAAGACATCATCCAGACCCAGCCGATCAGCCTCGACGACCCCAATCTCGACGGCGGCGCAAGCCTTCTCGGCGGGCCGGCGACGCTCACCAGCAACGGCAAAAGCCCACGCGACCGCCTCGTCGAAAAAGGCGAAATCGCCGAGGCCCCGGCCGGACGGGTGGACGATTTCCGGCTCGCGAAGCCGGAAACGGTGATCAGCAATCCGGTTATCCGGAACTGA